In Chloroflexota bacterium, the following are encoded in one genomic region:
- a CDS encoding carbon monoxide dehydrogenase gives MKLAIAGKGGVGKTTLASLLATVYSTEGKKVIAIDANPDTNLASALGIPAELARDIVPIVELEDLIEERTGAKPGSASPFFKLNPKVDDIPDRFSVKKGNIRLMVMGTVKGGGTGCVCPESALLRGLLSHLLLDRSEVVIMDMDAGLEHLGRGTAQGVDAFIVVVEPGKRSFQTAEAVQRLAKDLGVGQCYVVGSKTHNEADRQFIIDHLPGFEVLGFINHNPKIAEADRLGVSVFEFAPEAVEEAKKIEENLEASINKKR, from the coding sequence ATGAAGCTGGCCATAGCGGGAAAAGGAGGGGTGGGCAAGACCACGCTGGCAAGCCTGCTGGCGACGGTCTATTCGACGGAGGGCAAGAAAGTCATCGCTATCGATGCTAATCCTGATACTAACCTGGCTTCAGCATTGGGCATTCCCGCAGAGTTGGCACGCGATATCGTCCCGATTGTGGAGTTGGAGGACCTGATCGAAGAACGCACCGGGGCAAAGCCAGGCAGCGCCAGCCCCTTCTTCAAGCTCAATCCCAAAGTTGATGACATACCTGACCGTTTCTCGGTTAAGAAAGGCAACATCAGGCTAATGGTCATGGGCACGGTCAAAGGCGGTGGCACCGGATGCGTCTGCCCTGAAAGTGCTCTGCTGAGAGGTCTCCTGTCGCATCTTCTCCTGGACAGGTCTGAGGTAGTGATCATGGATATGGATGCCGGCCTGGAGCATTTGGGTAGGGGCACTGCCCAGGGGGTAGACGCTTTCATCGTCGTGGTCGAACCGGGGAAAAGAAGCTTCCAGACAGCGGAAGCAGTTCAGAGGCTAGCCAAAGACCTGGGTGTCGGTCAATGCTATGTCGTTGGCTCCAAGACGCACAATGAGGCTGACCGCCAATTCATCATAGACCATCTGCCTGGGTTTGAGGTCTTGGGCTTCATCAATCACAATCCTAAGATTGCAGAGGCGGACCGACTAGGGGTCAGCGTTTTCGAGTTCGCGCCAGAGGCAGTAGAGGAGGCGAAGAAGATAGAAGAAAACCTGGAAGCATCAATCAATAAAAAACGCTAA